A portion of the Melitaea cinxia chromosome 1, ilMelCinx1.1, whole genome shotgun sequence genome contains these proteins:
- the LOC123656642 gene encoding probable elongation factor 1-delta, with translation MSVLAHEKVWLDKTIYTDAERNYYESLSKVSGSASGSSLASEVAKARQHIKNSLECMDSVAALAGVPNTEINNKLNNLEKENSVLKKAVDDLRKLVISLQVRVESLESVGSSSNTKKIEPPKAAVAAHVDSDDGVDLFGSDDEEESAEAAKIREERLAAYNAKKAKKPVLIAKSNIILDVKPWDDETDMKAMEEAVRSISNDGLLWGAAKLVPLAFGIQKLQISCVVEDDKISVDWLTEEIEKFEDLVQSVDIAAFNKV, from the exons ATGTCTGTATTAGCACATGAAAAAGTATGGCTCGACAAAACTATTTACACAGACGCCGAAAGAAACTACTATGAATCCTTATCAAAA gtTTCTGGCTCTGCATCGGGGTCATCTTTGGCTAGTGAAGTGGCCAAAGCAAGGCAGCACATCAAAAACTCACTAGAATGc ATGGACAGTGTTGCTGCATTAGCTGGAGTTCCAAATACAGAAATAAACAACAAATTGAACAATTTGGAAAAAGAAAACTCAGTACTTAAAAAGGCTGTTGATGACCTTCGAAAACTCGTTATCAGCCTACAAGTAAGGGTTGAATCACTTGAGTCTGTGGGTTCATCTAGCAACACCAAGAAAATTGAGCCACCTAAA GCAGCAGTAGCAGCTCACGTAGATTCAGATGACGGGGTTGACTTGtttggatctgatgatgaagagGAAAGTGCCGAAGCAGCGAAAATAAGAGAAGAAAGGCTTGCTGCATACAATGCAAAAAAAGCTAAGA AACCAGTACTCATCGctaaatcaaatattatattggaTGTGAAGCCATGGGATGATGAGACCGATATGAAAGCTATGGAAGAAGCAGTGAGATCTATCAGCAACGATGGCCTTCTTTGGGGTGCTGCTAAATTAGTGCCCCTCGCCTTTGGCattcaaaaattacaaatatcatgTGTGGTTGAAGATGATAAAATATCTGTTGATTGGCTTACTGAAGAAATCGAAAAATTCGAGGATTta GTGCAAAGCGTCGATATCGCTGCATTTAACAAAGTTTAA